The following are encoded in a window of Alistipes sp. ZOR0009 genomic DNA:
- a CDS encoding FtsK/SpoIIIE family DNA translocase: MATKEKPSKKESSKKDKTSTDNHKDGRYAFIIGIFILFFALYLLLAIVSYFFTWKSDQSFVWQAVFSSSKISVENWTGKVGAFLSNAMVNKGYGISAIGFPFVLIIVGLRILKFRPVPLRKGIQNIVLGIFLSSAILGFAFGESNGMLGSGLGGQHGFFISEWLSSFIGSFGTFCLLVFLTIIYAISINKNTVFYLNKLMASAADGIKGKPSTTPPTESFDDVATNETVETEKESIPEQKDPVKPILRAAETSPKAPVFTIVHEEDDEQELTKEEPIEVTNNSTTIEPTPATVAPPFIPEPLEPIVLDDSKIKFLVEQTSEEKEATEDVINSELYDPTLELSNYQRPPIELLEDYKSNHRVTEEELMANKEKIVNTLANFKIQIESIKATTGPTVTLYEIVPAPGIKISKIQNLENDIALSLAALGIRIIAPIPGKGTIGIEVPNQKPDVVSMLSIIKSAKFQESKFDLPVGLGKTISNEIFVFDLAKMPHLLVAGATGQGKSVGLNAILTSLLYKKHPSELKLVMVDPKKVELTLYSKIERHFLAKLPDSDDAIITDNQKVIYTLNSLCIEMDTRYELLKKAQVRNIKEYNEKFISRRLNPNNGHRFLPYIVVVIDEFADLIMTAGREVETPIARLAQLARAIGIHLVIATQRPTTNIITGVIKANFPARVAFRVTSMIDSRTILDQPGANQLIGRGDMLISTGSDLVRVQCAFVDTPEVERITDFIGNQRAYPTAFLLPEYVPEGQGEAAASVDMNKLDSLFEEAARLVVMHQQGSTSLIQRKFAIGYNRAGRIMDQLEAAGIVGPFEGSKARQVLITDEVSLEFVFNGLKI, encoded by the coding sequence ATGGCCACAAAAGAAAAACCGAGCAAAAAAGAGAGCTCTAAAAAAGATAAAACAAGCACTGATAATCATAAAGATGGACGATACGCCTTCATTATAGGAATATTCATCCTTTTTTTTGCATTATACCTACTACTGGCTATCGTTTCGTACTTTTTTACATGGAAAAGCGACCAAAGCTTCGTTTGGCAAGCTGTTTTTTCGAGTAGCAAAATATCTGTCGAAAACTGGACTGGAAAAGTCGGTGCCTTTTTATCCAACGCAATGGTTAATAAGGGCTATGGCATATCTGCTATTGGTTTTCCTTTTGTTCTAATTATCGTAGGACTGCGCATTCTTAAATTTCGTCCAGTCCCCTTACGAAAAGGAATCCAAAATATCGTTTTGGGAATATTCCTTTCATCGGCAATCTTAGGTTTCGCTTTTGGCGAGTCTAACGGAATGCTTGGAAGCGGCCTTGGAGGTCAGCACGGATTTTTCATAAGCGAATGGCTCTCTTCCTTTATTGGATCTTTTGGAACATTTTGTCTTCTTGTATTTCTCACCATCATCTACGCGATTTCCATCAATAAGAATACGGTTTTCTACCTAAATAAGCTGATGGCATCAGCTGCCGATGGCATCAAAGGCAAGCCGTCAACAACTCCCCCAACAGAATCGTTTGATGATGTTGCAACCAACGAAACAGTAGAAACAGAAAAAGAGAGCATTCCCGAACAGAAAGATCCTGTCAAACCTATTTTGAGAGCTGCAGAAACATCTCCCAAGGCTCCTGTATTCACCATCGTCCACGAAGAAGATGATGAACAAGAGCTCACCAAAGAAGAGCCTATCGAAGTTACGAACAATTCCACGACTATAGAGCCAACACCCGCTACAGTTGCACCTCCTTTTATTCCAGAACCTTTAGAGCCAATTGTACTTGATGATAGCAAAATCAAGTTTTTAGTTGAGCAAACCTCTGAAGAAAAAGAAGCGACAGAAGATGTCATTAACAGCGAGCTTTACGACCCCACACTAGAGCTGTCGAACTATCAACGCCCTCCAATCGAACTTTTGGAGGATTACAAGTCTAACCATAGGGTTACCGAAGAGGAGCTGATGGCCAATAAAGAAAAAATTGTCAATACGCTCGCTAACTTCAAAATTCAAATAGAAAGTATAAAGGCCACTACGGGGCCTACTGTTACATTATATGAGATCGTTCCTGCGCCAGGAATCAAGATTTCAAAAATTCAAAACCTTGAAAACGATATCGCGCTAAGCCTTGCCGCGTTAGGCATTCGTATAATTGCTCCGATACCTGGCAAAGGAACCATTGGTATTGAAGTGCCAAACCAAAAACCGGATGTGGTGTCGATGCTCTCGATCATTAAGTCGGCTAAGTTCCAAGAATCGAAATTCGATCTGCCTGTTGGATTAGGCAAAACCATCTCGAACGAAATTTTTGTTTTTGATTTAGCCAAGATGCCACACTTACTTGTTGCAGGGGCTACTGGACAAGGTAAATCGGTTGGATTAAATGCGATACTAACCTCTCTTTTATACAAGAAACATCCATCAGAATTAAAATTGGTGATGGTAGATCCCAAGAAAGTGGAGCTTACCTTGTACTCAAAAATCGAGCGCCACTTTCTTGCAAAGCTACCCGACTCCGACGATGCCATTATTACAGACAACCAAAAGGTAATATATACGCTCAACTCGCTGTGCATCGAAATGGACACGCGTTATGAATTACTAAAGAAAGCGCAAGTTCGCAATATTAAGGAGTACAACGAAAAGTTCATCTCTCGAAGATTGAATCCAAACAATGGTCACCGCTTTTTACCATATATAGTGGTCGTAATTGATGAGTTTGCGGATCTTATCATGACAGCCGGACGCGAGGTGGAAACACCAATAGCTCGTTTAGCACAGCTTGCTCGTGCAATTGGGATACATCTCGTTATTGCAACGCAGCGTCCAACTACCAATATCATTACAGGTGTCATCAAAGCCAACTTTCCCGCACGTGTGGCGTTCCGAGTTACTTCAATGATCGATTCGCGCACAATACTTGACCAACCAGGGGCAAACCAACTTATTGGACGTGGAGATATGCTTATTTCTACGGGTAGCGATCTGGTACGCGTCCAGTGCGCATTTGTTGATACACCTGAAGTTGAACGTATAACCGATTTCATAGGAAACCAAAGAGCCTATCCAACGGCATTCCTGTTGCCCGAATACGTTCCTGAAGGACAAGGAGAAGCTGCAGCATCCGTAGATATGAATAAGCTAGATTCTCTATTTGAGGAAGCGGCACGCCTCGTTGTTATGCACCAGCAAGGCTCGACATCGCTTATCCAGCGAAAGTTTGCCATTGGCTACAACAGAGCGGGACGTATTATGGATCAGCTAGAGGCTGCTGGTATTGTAGGCCCATTTGAAGGAAGTAAAGCTCGCCAAGTTCTAATTACCGATGAGGTTAGTCTAGAATTTGTCTTCAATGGGCTCAAAATCTAA
- a CDS encoding carbamate kinase, with the protein MSEKKLAVIALGGNALLRGNQKGTIEEQEQNATDTLENIVFLLRQGYNLVISHGNGPQVGNMLLQNDAGEQVYSLPQMPIDVCVADTQGSIGYIIERALRNVLKKYEIEREIVTLITPVLVDINDPAFSKPTKRVGRVYSKEEADRLTEAKGWVFKEEIKDTISGWRRVVPSPEPKGILNEKVIENMANSGFIVIASGGGGIPVYYDEHGTLRPAEAVIDKDLASSLLGGNIKAHEFYILTDVPYIYLNYKQPNQAIAEFLNHADTMTYLEQGMFGEGSMAPKIRAALKFIENGGQKSIITEATKLEDKKYGSKITMEYNTY; encoded by the coding sequence ATGAGCGAAAAGAAATTGGCCGTTATTGCTCTTGGAGGTAATGCGCTTTTACGTGGCAACCAAAAGGGAACAATCGAGGAGCAGGAGCAAAATGCTACAGACACTCTCGAAAACATTGTTTTCCTTTTACGGCAAGGGTATAACTTGGTAATTAGCCATGGTAATGGGCCTCAAGTGGGGAATATGCTTTTGCAGAATGATGCAGGTGAGCAAGTGTACAGCCTTCCTCAAATGCCAATTGATGTATGTGTGGCAGATACACAGGGATCAATTGGATATATTATTGAAAGGGCATTGAGAAATGTTCTTAAAAAGTACGAGATCGAACGTGAGATCGTAACGCTAATTACGCCTGTTTTGGTAGATATAAATGATCCAGCTTTCTCGAAGCCTACAAAACGAGTTGGCCGTGTTTACTCTAAGGAGGAGGCAGATCGTTTAACCGAAGCAAAAGGTTGGGTGTTTAAAGAAGAGATAAAGGATACCATTAGCGGATGGCGTCGTGTTGTTCCTTCTCCAGAGCCTAAGGGTATTTTGAATGAGAAGGTTATTGAGAATATGGCGAACAGCGGCTTTATTGTGATTGCATCAGGCGGTGGCGGTATTCCCGTTTACTACGATGAGCATGGAACATTACGTCCTGCAGAAGCTGTAATCGATAAGGATTTGGCATCTTCTTTACTTGGAGGTAACATTAAGGCGCACGAATTCTACATTCTTACCGATGTTCCATACATTTATCTAAACTACAAGCAACCAAACCAAGCTATTGCTGAGTTTTTGAATCATGCAGATACGATGACGTACTTGGAGCAAGGTATGTTTGGCGAAGGTAGCATGGCTCCTAAGATTCGTGCTGCGTTGAAGTTTATCGAAAATGGTGGACAAAAGAGCATAATAACTGAGGCTACTAAGCTTGAAGATAAAAAGTACGGCTCTAAAATAACCATGGAGTACAATACTTACTAG
- the argF gene encoding ornithine carbamoyltransferase encodes MAFNLRNRSFLKLLDFTPKEIGFLLDLAADLKKAKYAGTEQQRMKGKNVVLLFEKDSTRTRCAFEVGAMDQGANVTYLGPAGSQMGKKESMKDTARVLGRMYDGIEYRGYSQEIVETLAAYSGVPVWNGLTTEFHPTQILADFLTMREHSDKPLNKVTFAYYGDARNNMGNSLMVGAAKMGMDFRAVAPKQCWPEEELVAKCREIAKETGAKITLTEDVKEGSKGCDFVYTDVWVSMGEPASVWEERIRLLHPYQINMDVIRATENPNVKFMHCLPAFHNRETVVGEDIFQKFGLPEMEVTEEVFESAHSIVFDEAENRVHTIKAVMVATLGD; translated from the coding sequence ATGGCTTTCAATTTGCGTAACAGAAGTTTTCTTAAGCTTCTAGATTTCACTCCAAAGGAAATTGGATTTCTATTGGACTTAGCTGCTGATCTTAAAAAAGCAAAATATGCAGGAACCGAGCAGCAACGTATGAAAGGTAAGAACGTTGTTCTTCTTTTCGAAAAGGATTCTACTCGTACTCGTTGTGCTTTCGAAGTTGGTGCTATGGATCAAGGTGCCAATGTTACCTATTTAGGACCTGCTGGTTCTCAAATGGGAAAGAAGGAGTCGATGAAAGATACTGCTCGTGTGCTTGGTCGCATGTATGATGGTATTGAGTACCGTGGTTACTCTCAAGAAATCGTTGAAACCTTGGCAGCCTACTCTGGTGTACCTGTTTGGAATGGTTTAACAACTGAATTCCACCCAACTCAAATTCTTGCAGACTTCCTAACTATGCGCGAGCATAGCGACAAGCCTCTTAACAAGGTTACTTTTGCTTACTATGGCGATGCTCGTAACAACATGGGTAACTCATTGATGGTAGGTGCTGCTAAAATGGGAATGGATTTCCGTGCAGTTGCGCCAAAGCAATGCTGGCCAGAGGAAGAATTGGTTGCTAAGTGTCGTGAAATTGCAAAGGAAACAGGTGCTAAAATAACCTTGACTGAAGATGTTAAGGAAGGATCGAAAGGTTGCGACTTCGTTTATACCGATGTATGGGTATCAATGGGTGAGCCAGCAAGCGTTTGGGAAGAACGTATCCGTTTACTGCATCCTTACCAAATAAACATGGACGTTATTCGTGCTACAGAGAATCCAAACGTGAAGTTCATGCACTGCTTACCAGCATTCCACAACCGTGAGACTGTTGTAGGTGAGGATATCTTCCAAAAATTTGGTCTTCCAGAAATGGAAGTTACCGAAGAGGTTTTCGAATCAGCTCACTCAATTGTTTTTGATGAGGCAGAAAACCGTGTACATACCATTAAAGCGGTAATGGTTGCTACTTTAGGAGACTAA